Within the Flavobacterium sp. 9R genome, the region CGCAACGTAGAAGCCAATGTACATTCCAACGCCATAAGTAGCAAGCGTAATCAAGCCTTGAGCTGAAGATCTAATAGAAGCACCCGCTTTTTGATCCGTGTAAATTTGTCCTGTAACAAAGAAAAAGTCATAGCAAATTCCGTGCAGTGCAATTCCTAAATAAATCATCCAAATGTTTTGTCCTACATCGCCATAAGCAAACAATAAATAACGAACTACCCAAGCCAACATCCCGATTAACAACATTTGCTTGATACCAAAACGCACAAAAAACAAAGGCATTAAAAACAAAAATACCGTTTCCGACATTTGCCCAATAGTCATTTTGGCTGCTGCGCTTTCAAGACCAATTTCATTCAAAAATTGATTGGCTTGACCATAATAAAATGCCAACGGAATACAAATAAGAATTGAAGCGATAAAAAACACTAAGTAATTTTTGTCCTTTAAAACATTCAAAGCGTCTAAACCCAAAGTTTCGGCGATTGATACTTTTTGCCCCGCTTTCGGAGGTGGCGTATTCGGTAAGAAAAAACAAAATATACCAAACAAAAGCGATACTATGGCTGATACATAAAAAGTGATATTCAATCTGTCTGGTGTAGCTTCCCAAGCCATAGCCCCAATCACTAATCCAGAGGCAATCCAACCAAGGGTTCCCCAAACACGAACTTTTGCAAACTCTTTTTCAGAATCCGTCATTTGATTCATCGAAATGGAATTGACCAAGGCTAAAGTGGGCATAAAAAGAATCATGTACAGCAATAACAAGGTATAAAAAGAATCAAACGTAGATTTAGTCGATAACAAATAGAGTAGCACCGAGCCTATAATATGCAAAACTCCTAGAATCTTTTGTGCTGAGAAAAATTTATCAGCAATCATCCCCACAATAAAAGGGGCAATAATCGCACCCAAACATTGTGTTCCATAGGCCAATCCGGTTTGTGCTCCTGTTGCTGCTATAATACCTTTTGTTAAATAAGTACCCATAGTAACAAACCAAATTCCCCAAATGAAGAAATTAATAAACATCATGGACGATAATTTGATTCTAATAGTTGTATTCATAGTTCTAGGTGGTTTTTGGGTTAGTGGTTAGTAGGTGAGGGCTATTTACAGCCAGTAGTGGTTTCCATAGTATTCCATTCTTTAATCATAATGTTACGGTACCATACATTGTCTCCGTGGTCTTGCAAGGCAATTTTTCCTTTTTTGAAGGTTCCAAATCCTGGCCAAGCTTTGAATTTACTTCCTGCTACCAATGCTTTAAACGCATCGTCCCAAAGTACTGTCTCTACGACAATTACTCCATTCAAAACATAAGTTAATTTTCCGTTTTTACAAACTACTTCAGCGGTATTCCATTCACCTACAGGTTTTACGGGTTCTGATTTACTCTGAATCAAATCATACAAATCTCCTGCGCGGTGTTTGGTTATTTTTCCATCAGGATGACCGTCATTGTCCAATACCTGCATTTCTAAACCAGTTTCATACGTATTTTTGTATTTCTGTGGATTCTCATTGATGTAAAAAATAATTCCACTGTTGGCTTTTGGCGCCACTTTCCAATCCACTTTCAAATGAAAGTTTTCGTATTCCGCATCGGTTACGATGTCGCCACCTTGACCATTTTTGGCTGCTTCGGGGTCAAAATGCAAGACACCGTCTTCTACTTTCCATCCAGCACCCACGGTAGTTTTGCCGTAAGTATGCCAACCGGTTGTTGTTTTTCCGTCAAAAATCGGTTTAAATCCTTTTTGTGCTTGTACGGTTTGAGCGATTACCAAAACCATAAGCGTTGCTACTATTTTTTTCATTTCAATTGATTTTTTATTAATTCATTAATTATTTGGAGCGGTTAGGAAAAGGCTTTTTTGTTGTCAAAGTCCCGCTGTCCGCTATATCTTTGCTTTTTCTGTAAAAAAGCAAAGGATGCCGCTGCCATCGGGGCTAGAGAGCCACAACTTGAATTCTTGGCTACAAGTTAAAAACTCAAATTTTTCCAACCTTCTCTGTAATTTCGTTTTACAAATTGGTTCACCTCGTCTACATTGGTTACTTTTTTGGCGGTATTGTCCCAAAGTAATTTTACCGAACGTCCTGGGTACACATCTTCTCCTAATACTTCTTTGTACAAATCATAACCACGAACGGCTAGATTCGCCATCAACAAAGCTTCGGTCAATGGACCAGCAATCTCAAACGGTGAACTCAATTCTTTTTTGCCATAACCAGCAATGCATCCTTCAATCCATTGTTTTTGGTGGCCACTGGCTCCGTCTTTCACACGAGGATATTTCTCGGCGATTTTTAGGTTTTCATTGCGACTCAAAGGCAATAATCTTGGATTTTCACTATAGGTGTCGCAAATCATTTTTCCTTTGGTTCCAATAAACAAAGTTCCGTTTCCGCCATCACCAAAGATTTCGTTAGCACCCAATTCCTCGGGACGTTCTGGCTGAATGCCTCCATCCATCCAATGCACTTTGACATCGCCTTTGGTTTTATCCGTTTTAGGGAAAGTCAATACCACGTGGCTCGATGGTGGACAACTATCAGGAAAATACCCTCTTTTGAATTCATCCACATACACAGAACCCACGCTGCATTGTACGTCTTTTGCGTATTTCAAATTCAATACAGAGAATGGTGCTTCTAGCAAATGGCATCCCATATCGCCCAAGGCACCTGTTCCATAATCCCACCAACCACGCCAGTTGAACGGCACTAGTTTGTCGACATAATTTTTGCTTGGCGCTGTCCCTAGCCACAAATCCCAATCCAATTCTTTTGGAATATCGGCTTTTGCCGTAGACCACGGAATCCCTTGTGGCCAAACGGGTCTATCAGTCCAAGCGTAAACGGTGTGTACATCGCCAATCAAATCGGCTTCAAACCATTCTTTTAGCAAGCGCGTACCATCATTCGAAGACCCTTGATTTCCCATTTGTGTCACCACTTTATAGCGGCTTGCCGCCTGAGTCATCATGTGCGCTTCATAAATGTCGTGTGCCATTGGCTTTTGCACATACACGTGTTTGCCCAATTGCATGGCTGCAAACGCTTGAATCGCGTGATTATGATCGGGTGTTGAAACCGAAACGGCATCAAAATTTTTATGCTCTTTATCGAGCATTTCACGCCAATCTTTGTAGAATTTTGCTTTTGGCAAGGCCTTTACGCTATTGGACGCTCTACGCGTGTCAACATCACATAAATAAGCTACGTTGGCTAATCCGCTTTTTTCAAACGAAGCAATATCAGACTGGCCTTTTCCGCCTACACCAATACTCGCTATAAGTAATCGGTCACTTGGCGCTACAAAACCTCTTCCCATTACATGACGAGGAATAATCATAAAGGCTGCCGTTGCTAGTGCACCTTTTTTTAGAAAATCCCTACGAATGGTGGATTCGGGCTCTTTTTTTGGGTTAAAATCTTGATCCATAGATGGGTTTCAATTTATTTGTTCAATGATAAAATGTACTTCGCAATTTTTTTGGCATCGTCTTTTTTCAACGCTCCGTGAGCAGCCATTGGAATAGCGCCCCAAACACCTGAACCTCCTTTGATAATTTTATCCGATAAATAATTGATGTTTTTATCATTCATTGGATATTTTTTGGCAATATCTAAATACGATGGGCCAATTACTTTTTTGTCAATTTTATGGCAAGTAGCGCAGTCTTGTTTTGCGATTAACTTTTCACCTTCTGAAGGTTGCTCCGTTGGAACTACTTTGCTTTTTGGAATAATTACATAATCAGAAAAAGCGCTCAAAACACTTACACTAATGATGGCTGCCATTATTTTAATTTTCATTTTTCTTGCTTTTATATTTATAATCCTAAATTTTTTCTGTTCAATTCGGTGTTGGTACTGACTGCTGCAAAATCATCAAAAGCTTTATCAGTAACTTTAATGATATGTTTTTTGATAAATTCGGCACCTTCTCTCGCACCATCTTCTTGATTTTTCAAGCAACATTCCCATTCCATTACGGCCCAACCTTTGTAATTGTATTGCGCCAGTTTGCTAAAAATGGTTTTAAAATCAATTTGACCATCACCAGGCGAGCGATAACGCCCCGCACGATTGAGCCAACTTTGATAACCTCCAAAAGTGCCTTGTTTTCCAGTGGAATTGAATTCGGCATCTTTTACGTGAAAGGCTTTAATCCGCTCGTGATAAAAATCGATATACTGCAAGTAATCCAATTGTTGCAATACAAAATGCGAAGGGTCGTACAACAAACAAGCGCGTTGGTGATTATCAACGGCTTTCAAAAACATCTCGTAAGTTTCGCCATCAAACAAGTCTTCACCTGGGTGAATTTCGTAGCAAACATCTACACCATTTTCGTCAAAGGAATTTAGTATGGGTAACCAGCGCTTGGCCAGTTCTTTAAATCCTTCTTCAATTAATCCCGGAGGACGCTGTGGCCAAGGATGAAAATATTGCCATAACAAAGAACCACTAAAGGTTGCGTGAGCTTCTAAACCTAAATTTTGAGAAGCCTTGGCGGCATAATGCATTTGCTGAACGGCCCATTCTTGTCTAGCTTTAGGATTATCTCGTACTTGAGCAGGGGCAAACCCATCAAAAAAATCATCATAAGCAGGATGAACAGCCACCAATTGACCTTGTAAATGAGTCGATAATTCAGATATTTTTAGCCCGTAAGAAGCAACTTTACCAGTAAGTTCATCAGCATAGTTTTTGCTTTCGGCAGCTTTTTGTAAATCGATAAATCGGGCATCCAAAGTTGGAATTTGAATCCCTTTGAATCCCAAATCAGCCGCCCATTGACAAATACGGTCTAACGAATTAAAAGGAGCTTCATCCGAGATAAATTGGGCTAAAAAAACGGCTGGGCCTTGCATTGTGGTCATTTCTATTGATTTAAATTTTAAATTCGGTCCATTTTTGAGTCGAAAGCCCAGAGGCAATCACATTTTCTATAAAAGCCATACCGCGCACCCCATCTGAAACAGTTGGAAAATCAAGCATTTCAGCAGTAGGTTCTTTACCTTCTAATTGGGCTTGAAGGGTTAAGGCGAAGTTTTTATACAAATTAGCAAAAGCTTCTAAGTACCCTTCTGGATGTCCGCTTGGGATTCTGGTATTAAATGCAGCTATTGAAGATACATACCCATTTCCTGTTCGATAGATTTGTGCTGGAGCATCTAGCCATTTTACGATTAAAGTATTCGGTTCCATTTGGTGCCATTCAAGGCCTCCTTTTTCACCATACACTTTAATTTTAAGACTGTTTTCCTCGCCAGCTGCAATTTGGCTGGCCACTAATATTCCGTTGGCACCATTGTCAAATTTAAGCAACACATTGCCATCATCGTCCAAACGTCTATTGGCTACAACGGTATTGATATCAGCGCAAAGTTGGGTGATTTTTAATCCTGAAATGTATTCGGCTAAATGAGCAGCATGGGTTCCAATATCCCCCATACAGCCACTAATTCCGCTTTTTGAAGGGTCGGTGCGCCAAGCGGCTTGTTTGTTGCCTTCCTTTTCAAATGAAGTACTCAACCAACCTTGAGGATATTCTACCATAATTTTGCGAATAGCGCCCAATTGGTTATCGACAATCATCCTTTTGGCTTGTTTCACCATAGGATAACCAGAATAGGTGTGTGTAAGGCACAATTGCAATCCTGTATCCTTTACTTTTTGTGCTAACTTCTTGGCTTCATCAAGGGTTAGTGTCATTGGTTTGTCTAAAACAACATGAAAACCGTAATCTAACGCCATCATAGCTGGGACAAAATGTGCATGATTGGGCGTTACAATCGATACAAAATCCATTCTTTCGTTGGGTGGTAATTTTGCTTCGGTGGTAATCATTTCTTCGTAAGAACCGTAACATTTATCTTTTGGTAAAAACAAAGCCTGACCTGATTCTATCGATAGTTCAGGATTAGAGCTAAACGCACCGCAATGCAATTCGATTGAACCATCAATGTTGGCGGCAATGCGGTGTACTGCTCCAATAAAAGCATTTTTACCACCGCCAATCATTCCCATTTTTAATTTTCTCATGCTTGACAATTGGTCTCTATATATTTTTCTTTTTCAATTCTTTTACGGCATAATCACAAGCTCTTGCAGTCAAAGCCATGAAGGTCAATGATGGGTTTTGACAAGCTACAGAAGGCATACAAGAACCATCTGTTACAAATACGTTGCTCACTTCGTGCATCTGATTCCATTTGTTCAAAACAGATTCCTTAGGGTCGTTCCCCATACGAGCCGTTCCCATTTCGTGAATAGCCATACCTGGGAAACAACCATTATCATAAGTTTTGATATTTTTTAACCCCGCAGCTTCTAGCATTTCTGCGGCATCATACATCATATCTTCACGCATTTTGGCTTCATTTTCCTTGTATTCACAATCAATAGCCAAAACTGGTTGTCCCCATTTGTCTTTTTTCGAATGGTCGATATAGACTTTATTTTCGTAATAAGGCAACATTTCTCCAAAACCACCTAGACCCATAGTCCAAGAATCAGCGGGTCTTGACATCGTTTCTTTAAAATCACCTCCAAAAGCTAATTCAGCGACTTCTTTATGCCAATTCCCTCTACTAGCGCCTCCTTGGTATCCAAAACCTCTCAAATAATCGCGTTTATCACCATTAAAGTTTTGATATCTTGGAATGTAAATTCCATTGGCGCGTCGTCCGTAAGTGTATTTGTCTTCAAAACCTTCGGCAGTTCCTTCTGCACCACATCTAAAATGATGGTCCATTAAATTGTGACCTAATTGTCCACTACTATTTCCTAAACCGTTTGGATGTGCTTCTGAAGTAGAGTTTAATAAAATGAAAGTAGAACCCAAAGTAGAGCCATTAACAAAAACAATTTTGGCATAGAATTCCATCGTTTCATTAGTCTCAGCATCAATAACCATAACGCCTTTGGCTTTTTTGGTGTCTTTGTCATAAATAATATGATTGACAATCGAGTAGGGGCGAACGGTTAGTTTTTTGGTTGCCATAGCTGCAGGTAAAGTAGCAGATTGGGTACTGAAATAAGCCCCAAAAGGACAACCTCTACTGCATAAATTTCGATATTGACAGCTGCCTCTACCATTGAGAGGGACAGTCAAATTGGCTGTACGACCAATCGTTAGAATTCTAGATTTATTATAATGTTTTTCGATACGTTCTTTTACCGATTTTTCAACGCAATTCAAATCCATAGGAGGTAAAAATTGACCGTCGGGCAACAAAGGCCAACCTTCATTTTGCCCACTAATTCCAGCAAATTTTTCTACATAATCATACCAAGGCGCAATATCTTTATAGCGAATCGGCCAATCATTACCATGACCATCTCTCGCATTGTCTTCAAAATTATGGTCACTCAAGCGGTAACTCTGACGACCCCACATTAGGGATTTTCCTCCTACGTGAAAACCTCTATACCAATCGAAGCGTTTATCTTCAGTATATGGACATTCCAAATCATTAACCCACCAACTTTCAGTTGCTTGATTATAAGGGTAATCACGAGTTTGTACAGGATGTGTACGTTTTTGTTCCTCGGTCATTTTGCCTGCATACGGAATTTCCCAAGGCGCTTTCATAGCCGAATCGTAGTCTTTGATATGTTCAATGTTTTTTCCACGTTCGAGCATTAGCACTTTTAGTCCTTTTTCGGTTAATTCTTTGGCTGCCCAACCACCACTTATTCCTGAACCTATAACGATTGCGTCATAAGTATTTTGCTTTTTTAAATCGGTATTGATATTCACGAGTTACTTTTTTTTGAATTAATACTAAAATAGAATTCCAGTCCTTTTTATGTGGCCCAAGCTTTTTGTCCTGGTTTATAGGGAGCGCTACCATCATATTTTCCGGGGATTGGTAAATATTCACGAGCTTGAGTACAACCAATTTCAGAAGAGAAATAGCATAAAATGGTCAAATCTCTAGCAATTAAAAAGAAGGAAGGTTCTTTGTTGCTATCGATAGCTTCTTGCTTCAAATCATTCATCAATTGGATTTTTTCATCAGTTGACAAAGCCAAGAATTCTTTATTGAATTTTGATTTTGCTTTTGCCAACATTGCCTCATACCCATTTTTGAAAATAGTTTGCAGTTTTGGAGGATAACAATCCTTAATAATTAATGGAATCATTGCTCCAACACCGGCAGCTTTAGCTCCAGGAGAACTTGAAGTAGTGGGCAGAATTATATCCGCAAATTCAGCTAAAATTTCTTCTTCTGAAAAGGAATACAAATAAGGGCTTTTTCCTGGTTCATAAACGGTAAAGCTTTCAAACAAAACGCCCATTGTCGTTGCAGAAATGGCTCCTCCCATTAAATAGGCAACTTTTTTTAATGCTTCTCTTCTGTCCATTTTGAATACTATTTAAAAAAATTGGTTATTAGTAATAAAAAACATAATTATCAATGTATTACAATAATAAGTAAAAAAATGACAGATTCTTTTTTATATTAAAAATTTAATGTCATTAATGAATATTTAGCAACAAAATTTTTATTTCTTTCCAAAATGATGAAAGAATTAGAGTAGTAAGAGATATTGAATACGATTTATTAATTTTTTTAAGAGTACTCTTTTTTAAAATAGGCTAGTCAAAAGCAAGAAAATCCAATTTACATACTATTTTACTTGTTAAAATATATAATGAAAAGCTGAAAAAGAATTTCATTGCGTTAAAATGACATTTTATGCTTTACATTGCTTTTTCAAACAATTGAATTTGGCTTTTGAGAAGTTCAATAAGCATATTCATCATTCGTTTGTTTAAGCTGGATGAATTTTGAATATAGGTTTGGTATTCTTCTAAAGTAAAAAGACCAATAATAATTCCTTTTAAAGCGTTTCTAAACTTAATATCCTTTTGAATTGAATTTTCTATCAAAAGCAATTTCTTTTCAGTGGATAGACTATAAAAATCCTTTTTATTTTTAGTAATATAATTTTCAAATGAAGCTAGAAATAAATCATTTTGAAGTTTTAGAATAGGTCGAAGTGTTTGATTTTGAAAGGCTTCCTCGCTAGAGGACTGATTAGTTATTGTGCCAATGGCTTCACCTCTTAATTCCTTTAGCAGAAGATCTCTTGGATTCATTGTTTTTTCTTTAAAGTTAATCAAAAAGTGGTTTGGTAATTTCTTAAATTTGAAAATAAACCTAACAAAATGAGATTTCATACTAGAAAATGGGTAAAACCCGAAGATTTAAATCCAAACGGAACGTTGTTTGGTGGACGATTATTGGCTTGGATTGACGAAGAATTGGCTTTGTACACGATTATTCAGCTCGAAAATTCCCGAATTGTAACCAAATACATGTCGGAGATTAACTTTAAAAGTTCAGCTCGGCAAGGTGATATTATCGAAATAGGTATTGATGTGATACAATTTGGTAATACTTCATTAGTTTTAAAATGCGAAGCCAGAAACATGATGACACGCGAAACTATACTAACAATTGATAAAACTACAATGGTAAACCTTGGGCCTGATGGTAAACCAAAAGCACATGGGAAAACTCAAATTGAATATGTTAAAAACAGACTATAAAAAAAGGGACACTAATTAAAGTGTCCCTTTTGTTTTTCTTACTGGTACTTCGTAATCTAGAAAATTGCTTTCTGAGGGCATTTCATATACTTCCAAGTGAAAATACTTTACAGAAGCAATGACGTGATCAAAGATGTCTGCCATAATGTACTCGTAATTTTCAAAACGTTTGTCAGTAGAAAAGGCATAAACCTCCAATGGTACGCCCTGAGCAGTAAGCTGCAATTGTCGACAAAGCATGACCATATTTTTATTCAATCCCGGATGCTGATGCAAGTATTGATTGATGTATTTTCTAAACAAACCCAAATTGGTCATGTTTCTTCCGTTGATGGCTAAACTTTTATCTACAGTATTAGCTCGATTGTACCGGTCAATTTCAGCTTTTCGTGTTTCTATATAAGGACGGATAAGTTCAATTTTTTGCAATTCATCCAATTCGCTGTCTTCTAGAAAGCGAATGCTACTCGCTTTAATCAAAATATGTCGTTTTATTCGCCTTCCATCAGATTTCAGCATTCCTCTCCAGTTATGAAAAGAATCAGAACTCAAACTATACGTCGGAATTGTAGTGGTGGTATTGTCAAAGTTTCTAACTTTTACGGTAGCCAAATTGATTTCAATAACATCTCCATCGGCGCCATAACGATCCATTGTAATCCAGTCACCTATGCGCACCATATCGTTGATAGCTACTTGAACACTGGCTACAAAACCTAAAATTGTATCTCGGAATATTAAAATGATGATGGCTGATACCGCTCCAAGAATGGTAAGCATTTCTTTTTGACTGATGCCAAATAGCTTTGAAATAATTACAGATATCCCAAACATCCAAAGCACAATCATGATTACTTGCATAAAGCTATCAATCGGTTTGTCGCTGTATCTTGGAATATGTTTTAGATATTCTTGAGTGGTATTCAAAAGTGTTCTTATAATCCAAAGAACAAGTAAAACAATATACACTCCAACTAGCTTACCGAATATATCTTCCCAATAATCATAGCGTTCTAAAATGATTGGAACCGATTTATAAATTAAAGTAAACGGAATTAATTGTGCGATGTAAATCACCGTTTTGTTCGATATAATTAAATCGTCGAACTTGGTTTTTGTTTTTAGCGCAATGACAGCCATAGCGGTAACAAACAAAAACCTGAAAAACATATAAATAGTATAGGTTAGAACAATCAAAATAATGATGTTCAATACCAAACTCAAATAAGAAGAAAACGAATAACCCAATCCCCATTTTCTAAAAATAGGGTAGAGGAAATTAAAGAGTTGTTCTAAGGTTTTATTCATTACTCAAGTATTTCTTTTCAATATAAAAAGTACCAAACGGAATTAATGAACCTAAAATAATAATTGCAAAAGTAGGGAAGGACCACTTTTGGGCATTTTTCAATAGAACGGCTAATACTACATACCCAATGAACAAAACACCGTGACTCATTCCTATCGGATACAAGAGCGTTTTGTATAAATCCATATTGTTGGGTTTAATAAACAACATGTTAGCTAATAAAACTAAATAAGAACATCCTTCTAAAATGGCAGTAATTTTGAATAATTTGAGCATTTTCTAAATTTAAGTAATTTTTATTGTGTCAAAATTAAGGATTCTTGTTGATTATAGCATTTGTAAAGTCAAACTATTTACTTTTACAATTCCTAACGATTGAAAATGAGCAAACGCGAATTAAAAAAATATGTAGCCCAATTAACGAAAGAACAATTGGAAGAACAAGTGATGGAATTGTATGAAAAATTCAGTCCGGTAAAAGTCTATTACAATTTTGTCTTTAATCCAAAGGAAGACACTCTTTTGCAAGAAGCAAAGCTCAAAGTCACCAATGAATATTTTCCGGTTAGAAATCCTGGAAGAAAGAGCAAACCCAGAGCAAAAATGAGACGCTCTGTAGCTCAGAAGTTTATTAAGCATTTTATTCTTTTAGGAGTTGACCCTTTTGTAGTTGCTGATTTAATGCTGTATACAATAGAAATTGCACAAACTTTTGCTGCAGAAAATCCCATTAAGAGCGACACTTTTTACAAAAGTATGTTCAATTCTTTTGAACAAGCCACAAATTATTGTGTTGCAAACGGAATTTTTATTGAATTCAAAGAACGAATTATAGGAATTAGCGCCGAAGCAATGTCGAAAAAATGGCAAAATCGTTATGATTTTGAAACCTTAATCGAAAAAATATCCATTTTGTAGTACCTCTTAAATAAAATTATTTAATCAAAACTATATTTTTTATTTTAATAGTAGTTGATTAACTCTTTTTTCGGTGTATTTTTGCAAAAATCCAAGAAAATACAATGTTAGAAGACACTTTAGAAATTCGAGTTGAAGATAAAAAAGAACTTTATGCCTACCAAAAAGGAGATATAGATGCAATTTTTGAAAGAATAGATAATGCTCCAAATAATCATCATTTATTGTATCAATTGCCTACAGGTGGTGGAAAAACTGTAGTTTTTTCTGAAATTGTTCGCAGGTATTTATCACAACATGACAAAAAAGTAGTCGTACTAACGCATAGAATTGAGTTGTGCAAACAAACTTCAAAAATGCTTAAAGGATTTGATGTAAAAAACAAAATCATCAACAGTAAAGTAAAAGAATTACCAGACCAAAACGATTACTCTTGTTTTGTAGCCATGGTTGAAACTTTGAAAAACCGTATTAATGACGAAAAACTACATTTAGACAATATTGGCTTGGTTATTATTGACGAAGCGCATTACAATTCCTTCCGAAAATTATTGAGTTCATTCAAAAATGCTTTTATCCTTGGAGTTACGGCTACACCATTGAGT harbors:
- a CDS encoding DUF3817 domain-containing protein; translated protein: MLKLFKITAILEGCSYLVLLANMLFIKPNNMDLYKTLLYPIGMSHGVLFIGYVVLAVLLKNAQKWSFPTFAIIILGSLIPFGTFYIEKKYLSNE
- a CDS encoding DUF6155 family protein — its product is MSKRELKKYVAQLTKEQLEEQVMELYEKFSPVKVYYNFVFNPKEDTLLQEAKLKVTNEYFPVRNPGRKSKPRAKMRRSVAQKFIKHFILLGVDPFVVADLMLYTIEIAQTFAAENPIKSDTFYKSMFNSFEQATNYCVANGIFIEFKERIIGISAEAMSKKWQNRYDFETLIEKISIL
- a CDS encoding mechanosensitive ion channel family protein codes for the protein MNKTLEQLFNFLYPIFRKWGLGYSFSSYLSLVLNIIILIVLTYTIYMFFRFLFVTAMAVIALKTKTKFDDLIISNKTVIYIAQLIPFTLIYKSVPIILERYDYWEDIFGKLVGVYIVLLVLWIIRTLLNTTQEYLKHIPRYSDKPIDSFMQVIMIVLWMFGISVIISKLFGISQKEMLTILGAVSAIIILIFRDTILGFVASVQVAINDMVRIGDWITMDRYGADGDVIEINLATVKVRNFDNTTTTIPTYSLSSDSFHNWRGMLKSDGRRIKRHILIKASSIRFLEDSELDELQKIELIRPYIETRKAEIDRYNRANTVDKSLAINGRNMTNLGLFRKYINQYLHQHPGLNKNMVMLCRQLQLTAQGVPLEVYAFSTDKRFENYEYIMADIFDHVIASVKYFHLEVYEMPSESNFLDYEVPVRKTKGTL